In Rosa chinensis cultivar Old Blush chromosome 1, RchiOBHm-V2, whole genome shotgun sequence, a genomic segment contains:
- the LOC112194540 gene encoding glycine-rich protein A3 — protein sequence MDNKDDPNDKDKGLFSHLAGYATGHYSQHGGSYPPQGYGYPPQGYGYPPAGGYPPQGGYPPQGGYPPSGYPPQGGYPPSGYPPPGGYPPAGYPPQGGYPPAGYPGPSAAHHTGHGSNMGGMLAGGAAAAAAAYGAHHLVHGSHHGGYHGYGHGKFKHGKHGFGHGKFKHGKHGFGHGKFGKRFGFGGKFKKWK from the exons ATGGATAACAAAGACGATCCTAATGACAAAGACAAAGGGCTATTTTCACATCTTGCTGGATATGCTACAGGACACTACTCACAGCATGGAGGATCATACCCTCCACAAGGATATGGGTATCCCCCACAAGGGTATGGATACCCTCCTGCAGGTGGGTATCCTCCTCAAGGTGGCTATCCTCCGCAGGGTGGGTATCCTCCATCTGGATATCCTCCACAGGGTGGTTATCCTCCATCTGGATATCCTCCCCCTGGCGGATATCCACCAGCCGGGTATCCTCCCCAGGGCGGATATCCACCAGCCGGGTATCCAGGTCCATCAGCTGCACATCATACAG GGCATGGATCGAACATGGGAGGTATGCTAGCTGGGGGGGCTGCTGCTGCAGCTGCTGCTTATGGGGCTCACCATCTTGTGCACGGAAGTCACCACGGGGGTTACCATGGCTATGGTCACGGGAAGTTCAAGCATGGCAAACATGGGTTTGGTCATGGGAAATTCAAGCATGGCAAACATGGGTTTGGCCACGGGAAATTTGGCAAGCGCTTTGGGTTTGGAGGCAAGTTCAAGAAATGGAAGTAA
- the LOC112194525 gene encoding annexin A7 produces the protein MGGGKDKNNDTTDRGLLSSLAGFAAGHKPRPGSHSHQGQGYPPQGYAPPGYPPSGGYPPSGGYPPSGGYPPSDGYPPSGGYPPSDGYPPQSGYPPSGNPPPMGYPPAGYPAPSGYPPASYPAPSGYPPAGYPAPNGYPPAGYPGPSAPHKSGHGSGMGMGAMLAGGAAAAAAGYGVHHLVHGSSHGSGSHGFGFGGHHGFGHGKFGKHHGGKFKHGKFGKHHGGKFKKWK, from the exons ATGGGAGGTGGAAAAGACAAAAATAATGATACTACTGACAGAGGGCTACTCTCAAGTCTTGCTGGATTTGCTGCTGGACACAAGCCGCGCCCTGGATCACATTCTCATCAAGGACAAGGATATCCCCCACAAGGATATGCACCACCCGGGTACCCTCCTTCTGGCGGGTATCCTCCCTCTGGCGGGTATCCTCCCTCTGGCGGGTATCCTCCCTCTGACGGTTACCCTCCCTCTGGTGGATACCCTCCTTCAGATGGCTACCCTCCTCAAAGTGGGTATCCCCCATCTGGAAATCCTCCTCCTATGGGATATCCACCAGCCGGCTATCCTGCCCCTAGTGGATATCCACCAGCCAGCTATCCTGCCCCTAGTGGATATCCACCAGCCGGCTATCCTGCCCCTAACGGATATCCACCAGCTGGTTATCCAGGTCCATCAGCTCCACATAAATCAG GGCATGGATCTGGTATGGGAATGGGAGCTATGTTAGCCGGCGGTGCTGCTGCGGCCGCTGCAGGTTATGGGGTTCACCATCTTGTGCACGGTAGTAGCCATGGAAGTGGTTCCCATGGCTTTGGTTTTGGGGGTCACCATGGCTTTGGTCATGGAAAATTTGGAAAGCATCATGGGGGGAAGTTCAAGCATGGGAAATTTGGAAAGCATCATGGGGGAAAGTTCAAGAAATGGAAGTGA